ACTTCCCTACCAATACCTGACACATTCACCCTCTTTCGGCTAAGTCCATAGATATTGGCCACGAGAATCCTCAATGTGAACTTGTTCCAACCAAAGCCTTTTATGTTTGGCATCTTTTCTAACAGACTCCAATAATATTGCCACTTCATCACATGGAATACATAACAGGGTCACAACTGCAAAGGAGTCGTCCTGCCAAAGGTTGAGAGGTTCTGTGGCCTGGAAGGCAAGCTTGGTACGATGGTGCCGTGGCCCACTGAATCAAATAGGATACCACCccccgtcccccccccccccccccccctgacaCACACAAATACAGGGAGAGACCAGATGTGAGGAACATGGCAACCAATTGACAGTTCATGTGGCAAAGGTAATGAGCTAGGGACCTGGGTCCCAGAGCTGAAGTGAGTAATGCACCCATAACAACAATTAGGCTGACACTTAAGTTTGCTTCAAGATCATGCCTTTTCCATTGgggaagcatataaacacttgcaaacactTTAAGTTAATAACATACATGTGTATCCAACGGTTAAAATTTGAAATCAGAAGTAAAGAGAAGATTGTACCGAGTAACTGCATAAATATTTCTTCAATCAATTCGGCTTCTCCATTTCAATTTTGATTCAAGATCAAAAAACTTCAATCCAGATATCACCAAGTCTGCAGTGGTCTTCTTCAAGTGCTCGTTCAGCATGTCCTCGTAGACAATAAAATTGGCTTCTGATAAGATATTTCGATCTCTCATGATAGTGAATACCTGTCTCGCCTCAGTTGAACTTGCATACTTGCAGAAGCCATATATGATAGCAGAATAGACAATTTCTTCCATTGAACAACCTACTTCAATCATCTCATCCACCACATTAATGACTTTCTCTGGGCTTTTTGATCTGCAAGCTTCCAGAATAGTCAAGGTGTATTTAAATTCAGTTGGCCCATTTTCTACATTTCCAAGACAATCTTTAACAAGTGATATGGCTGTGTTGATCTCCCCCATCTTGCAAAGCCCTTTCACAAGAACACAGTAGGCTGACGTACTTGGTATCCAATTTTCTTTCATCATGGTGTTGTAGCATGAGCAGGCCTCTTCGACATTTCCTTCATCCACGAAACATGGGATCATATGACTATATGTACATGAATCTGGTTTAAAATCAACTGAATTTTGCATTTCTTCAAACAGCAAAAGTGATTTCTTCCTATCCTTGATCTTCAGCAGATTTTCAATAAGAATGTTATAAATGCCGACACTACAATACTGTTTTTGTCTCAACGCATCAAAGACTTCCATAGCCTTCAATTCCCTACcatcctttcctgcaaagagcttcATAAAATCTCTTAACATTTCAATAACAGGCAAACACAGCTCTGCCAGTTTGTTGACCAATCCAAAAAATGTAACCATTTCATCCTTTTTGGCATAACAAGCTAGCAACGGTGAAACAGTATCAGAACTTGGCACAAGCTCCTCCTGCAGAACAATCTGAAATAACTTATGGGCCTTATCCTCCCTACCTATGCCACACAGTCCACTAATAAGTGTGTTATATATCCCCAGGTCAGCACGGTAGCCAGTATCAACCAACTCCTTCAACAACCTACACCCATCCCCAACCCTCCCAGCAGCAACATACCCATCAATGAGCGATGCATACACCGACCTGTCCACCAGTAACCCCTTTCTCCTCATCTCCTTGAACAATTCTGCTGCTTCCTCCACCATCCCAGTCTTGCAGAGCCCCCCAACCATAGTAGCATATGCCATTGTGTCTGGCTCCACCCCAtccttctccatttcctcccACACCCTGATGCAGCCGTCCATATGCCCCCTCCGCCCCATTGTCTTCACCAGCGCAGTGTACACAAAGACATCAGGCCGGCACACCTCGTTCCGCATCCTCCCAATCATTTCCAGAAGCCTATCAATCATCCCCGCGTGTGCTAGTGCACGAACCACGATGGTAAACGTCACTGGGATAGGCTGCACGCCACCCTCCGACATTTCATCGAACAGCTTGAGCGCGTCCTCGACGTGGCCCGCAGCAGCCAGTGCGCCAAGGACGCGGTTGCACGCGTGGACCTGGGGTTGGACGTCGAACTCGTGGCGGAAGCGGCGGACCGCGTGGAGAGCGCGGAGGGGGCGGCGCGCGGCGGTGTGGAGGCGGACGAGGAGGGTGAGCTGCGAGTGGGAGACGGGCTTGCCGTGCGCGCGCATGAGGTCGGGGAGCTGGTCGGCCGCGGCTGGGAGGCCCGCGGCGGAGAGCAGCGAGGCGAGGGCGTGGAAGGCCGGGAAGCAGTGGCGGAAGCCCTTCTGGCGGCCGGCCCAGAGGAAGAACGGGagcgcgagcggcggcggcgggggcgggcgCGCGGTGAGGACCTCGGCGACGAGGGATGGCGGGACGCGGCGGAGCTTGGAGAGGTCGGCGACGACGGGCGGGCCCCAGCGCTGGTGGCGGCGGAGCGCGTCGAGGAGGAAGCGCGCGAGCGGGGAGAGGCGGCGCGCGGAGGCGGATGTGGAGGAGGAAGCGGAGGCGGAGGGAGAGGACGGAGAGGGAGCGGACGACGGGGAAGAGGGCGAGTGTGGATCCCAGTCGCGGAGGCGGAAGGCggtggagggggagggggagggggaggtggGAGGGCGGGGTATTGGGGAGGGGAAGCGGAGGTCGGTGAAGAGGCCGCCGCGGACTGTGGGCCGGTGCGGCGAGGCGCGGCGGTGGCCGTGGTAGATGGTGTGCCTGCGGCGGCGGGCAGTGGGAGaggatggggatggggacggggacggggacgtcATGGCGCAGGCCGGCGGTGTGAGGGGGCGGCGCTGATGCGCAGTGGCAGAGAGTAGTGATGGAGGTGTCAATTCAATTCGTACTGGGCTGGGCTTCGTATATACAAAGGCCCAGACTTGGTCCAAGCTCTAATCACGGTCGGGCTGTCAGCCACGGAAGGCCCACTCCATATATAGGCCTGCAACTATTTTGGGTTcttatttctaaaaaaaaaactattttggGTTCTCATAACGTCGGGCTGTCAGTATTAGTATTCCTTGTTGGCTCCGTCGATTTTTTGTTTTCGAAACACAATCCACGGCCTCTCATACTATAATAACGCATGTAAATTCATCACGAGCGCATGCACACACACAGCTATAAGACATACTAGGCCACCAGATAAGGTTGAAACTATGTTTGAAATTAAGCTCCGACAAAGAATCGATTTCTCATTTACGAAGTGCAATCCGACTGTTTAGTTAGATGTTTCTATCCAATGGGAAGCGGCAGTGATAGTGCCCGCACACCCACCGGCACTCTCGCGGGTCCACGCGGCGTCTGCGCCCCACTCATCCCTCACCTCGTGCTTCCTCTAGCAGCTATAGCATTCGGGTcatattgcaacatatgcaacaccagatcttcTTTTAAAATATTCAACGCTTACGACATACGtctgaagatagatgaaacacttgaaacatgcgtctgaaacacttgaaaaaacacatgaaaacacttgaaaatcattgcaaacatacacaacatccagataaaacacttgcaacgtatgagtgaaacatatgcaacattcagataaacatACTTGTAACATACACcttaaaaacagatgaaacattgggaacaacaTACATGTACTACCAttttaacatatgcaacatttcaatctacttttgcaacatccgtacgaaaaacttgcaacatgcctctgaaacatctgaaaacacttaaaacatacacttgGAACATGCGACATATCCCGATGCAGCCTCCTCCGCCGTCTGTAGTGGGGCGCCACAACCGTAGCAGGAGGCGAGGTCGGAGGGCTTCTGTGCCAGGGCCTGGCGCTTCTCCTTGCGCTGGCGGTGCCTGTCAGCGTCGTAGGCCACGAGCACGCGCGCGACAGCCAGCCGACGGCAGAGGAAGCGGTCCCCACACGTGGGCGCGACGGTGCCCGTGTCGTTAGGCAGGGCGGGCGGTGGAGCAGGAGCAGCGGCAAGGGAGGTCCGGTGGGTGTGAGGGCTTGAGCTGTGGAGGTGGCGGCGTTAGTTTTTtggagaaggagaggaagggaaCGCCATGGACGATGGGCAGGGGAGGTCTCTCGTCTAATTTTCTTATATGACCGACGCAACAGAAGGGACAAACACGAGCACTGTAATAAAAAAAGAGATGCACTATTGGGCTGGTTCGTAGGCCCAGAAAGAGGCGTCCGAAAGAACGGACGCCGTGCACACAACATTACCGAATAGGAAGGGCATGTCATCTAATGCCCCTTTTTTGTTTCTGCTGCCATGAATAAAGTGGTTGAAAAGCTTTTAGAGAAGAATGTAAATTGAATGACTAACTATCTGAAGAATGACTAACTATTTTCGAGGTGTTGAAATTAGAGGTGACCAAGCAAACAAGATTTTGGCATGACAGTTGGTTGGGGGACTGCCCTTTAAAGATTAGTTTTCATATATTGTTTCAGATTTCCACTCATCAAGATATAGAGGTAGCAGAAGCACATAATTACATAAATGAGCTTTTTTCTTATGTCACCTAGATTTCCACTAGTTGTCTGCACCATTACATGAGCCCTTCTGAGTGCCTGATTTGTACATGATGAAGATCAAGGTCTAATAAGTGCCACGTTTATTTCCTATATCCAAGTATATTTTGCTTATCGGAGGAAGTATTTTAGGTTCTTGTAATTATTATATTGGTGCATGGTATTATGGCTAATGGTTCAGCTAAATAAAGCCAACTGTCCGATTTGATCTAGTTTCTTTTTAAGCATAGAGAGCTCTACCAATTAATTAAGGTAGAAAAGAATCGAGTGTCAAGTATGAAAAATAAGCGAATCGAGTGGTTTTTGTTTTTGAATGACAACACCCGACAGGCgtgttagaaaaaaaaacaagattATGGTCTTGGAGACAAGAACCATGcaaccaaaaagaaaaaaaaaacagctaaaTGATACCCTGCATGCCACAACAACTCAACCACTCAACCGTCAAAAGAAAACCAAACACCGAACAGGCCACCACTAAACATAACTG
Above is a genomic segment from Miscanthus floridulus cultivar M001 chromosome 3, ASM1932011v1, whole genome shotgun sequence containing:
- the LOC136541247 gene encoding pentatricopeptide repeat-containing protein At4g20740-like; the protein is MTSPSPSPSPSSPTARRRRHTIYHGHRRASPHRPTVRGGLFTDLRFPSPIPRPPTSPSPSPSTAFRLRDWDPHSPSSPSSAPSPSSPSASASSSTSASARRLSPLARFLLDALRRHQRWGPPVVADLSKLRRVPPSLVAEVLTARPPPPPPLALPFFLWAGRQKGFRHCFPAFHALASLLSAAGLPAAADQLPDLMRAHGKPVSHSQLTLLVRLHTAARRPLRALHAVRRFRHEFDVQPQVHACNRVLGALAAAGHVEDALKLFDEMSEGGVQPIPVTFTIVVRALAHAGMIDRLLEMIGRMRNEVCRPDVFVYTALVKTMGRRGHMDGCIRVWEEMEKDGVEPDTMAYATMVGGLCKTGMVEEAAELFKEMRRKGLLVDRSVYASLIDGYVAAGRVGDGCRLLKELVDTGYRADLGIYNTLISGLCGIGREDKAHKLFQIVLQEELVPSSDTVSPLLACYAKKDEMVTFFGLVNKLAELCLPVIEMLRDFMKLFAGKDGRELKAMEVFDALRQKQYCSVGIYNILIENLLKIKDRKKSLLLFEEMQNSVDFKPDSCTYSHMIPCFVDEGNVEEACSCYNTMMKENWIPSTSAYCVLVKGLCKMGEINTAISLVKDCLGNVENGPTEFKYTLTILEACRSKSPEKVINVVDEMIEVGCSMEEIVYSAIIYGFCKYASSTEARQVFTIMRDRNILSEANFIVYEDMLNEHLKKTTADLVISGLKFFDLESKLKWRSRID